A single region of the Brachypodium distachyon strain Bd21 chromosome 3, Brachypodium_distachyon_v3.0, whole genome shotgun sequence genome encodes:
- the LOC100824411 gene encoding nijmegen breakage syndrome 1 protein has product MVWALTPVNTASGLQKFYFCAAGTYKVGRKGCDILVPTDTSISRVHAEITIEKMVAWDPQSGAPATPSYVSVVDRSKYGTFVNKVQGTQGSRPRKDEEVMLADGDTVTCGTGNTTFRFSFVPIVVFFHGKKSSRIDRSLQAIMTSIGAYVTRKWSDESTHVLVDESSLLTPELLDAIITKKPIVLGNWFKAMAEKNVHTEIPSCTQYIPNLTLDGMEIKMVEIKLMENCLAGYTFILGSSEKYKFGEKLQALLESIGATYLSVDEFCANSQESGAGENDQQILLVPAKSPVEFSEIRHLFPLSKITDVKLFVAILSGRLEAAAIEPPAYIITSSNTTDETFVADSDVEIDTAISDHTVAASKSQHHIQQTCDDKTEGKLTTSDNAVNYGETKVNIDIPDDLEKDEISKSMEADVQVIEKTTTPVFKAGCEDVQVINMPQGKKLENSMDKTCNAVFVNKAPKDEKLDPSTDETCHIIFSQDLIVKRVRQTAHAMTTEAGGVNFKRFRKRETVSGNSFRALIPFAREPYRESDYESGTLTDFMREEKRRKQMESIAEDLFNNQKSKKKASAGSSIQTLLTGR; this is encoded by the exons ATGGTCTGGGCGCTGACACCCGTCAACACAGCGAGTG GGTTGCAGAAGTTCTACTTCTGCGCCGCCGGGACGTACAAGGTCGGTCGAAAAG GTTGTGATATCCTTGTACCAACGGACACATCGATATCCCGAGTGCATGCAGAGATCACAATTGAAAAGATGGTTGCCTGGGATCCACAATCTGGTGCGCCAGCTACCCCTTCATATGTTAGTGTTGTTGACCGTTCGAAGTACGGCACATTTGTCAACAAGGTACAAGGGACCCAGGGAAGTCGGCCACGTAAAGATGAAGAAGTAATGCTTGCCGATGGGGACACTGTGACTTGTGGAACTGGGAATACGACCTTCAG GTTTTCATTTGTCCCCATAGTGGTCTTCTTTCATGGCAAAAAATCATCACGGATTGATCGATCATTGCAGGCAATTATGACATCTATTG GTGCATACGTTACTCGTAAGTGGAGTGATGAAAGTACACATGTTCTTGTGGATGAATCATCTCTGTTGACACCTGAGCTCCTTGATGCAATCATCACAAAGAAGCCAATCGTCTTGGGAAACTGGTTCAAG GCGATGGCTGAAAAGAACGTGCACACTGAAATCCCTTCTTGTACACA ATATATTCCAAACTTGACTCTTGATGGGATGGAGATAAAGATGGTTGAGATCAAGCTCATGGAGAATTGCCTAGCAGGCTATACTTTTATCCTGGGATCATCGGAAAAG TATAAATTTGGAGAGAAACTGCAAGCGTTACTGGAATCAATTGGAGCAACATATCTCAGTGTTGACGAGTTTTGTGCTAACAGTCAG GAGTCTGGAGCTGGAGAGAACGACCAACAAATTCTTCTTGTTCCTGCAAAATCTCCAGTGGAATTCAGTGAGATACGTCATCTGTTTCCTTTGTCCAAGATCACTGACGTGAAGCTATTTGTTGCTATATTGTCTGGTCGCTTGGAAGCAGCTGCTATTGAACCACCTGCTT ACATTATTACATCCTCAAATACGACAGATGAAACTTTTGTGGCGGATTCTGATGTTGAAATTGATACTGCAATATCTGATCATACTGTTGCTGCTAGCAAGTCTCAGCATCATATTCAGCAAACCTGTGATGATAAAACGGAAGGCAAATTGACAACCAGTGATAATGCTGTAAATTATggagaaacaaaggtcaataTTGATATTCCTGACGACCTGGAGAAAGAtgaaatttcaaaatccaTGGAGGCTGATGTTCAGGTCATAGAGAAAACAACAACTCCTGTGTTCAAAGCTGGGTGTGAGGATGTTCAAGTTATAAACATGCCACAGGGTAAGAAGTTGGAAAATAGCATGGATAAGACATGCAATGCTGTTTTCGTAAACAAGGCACCAAAGGATGAGAAGTTGGATCCTAGCACGGATGAGACTTGTCATATTATTTTTAGTCAAGATCTGATTGTCAAAAGGGTACGTCAGACAGCTCATGCTATGACAACAGAAGCTGGAGGCGTTAACTTTAAACGCTTTAGAAAG AGGGAAACTGTGTCTGGAAACAGCTTCAGGGCCCTTATCCCATTTGCACGAGAACCATACAG AGAATCTGATTACGAAAGTGGCACATTGACGGATTTCATGCGAGAGGAGAAGCGGCGAAAACAAATGGAATCCATCGCAGAGGACCTCTTCAACAATCAGAAG TCAAAGAAAAAGGCGTCTGCAGGTAGTTCAATTCAGACCCTACTCACTGGTCGCTGA
- the LOC100841239 gene encoding uncharacterized protein LOC100841239, with protein MRPCRGLSLRTCGGVLPRSLLLRAVHINQNSVRLPSIRLSARSFCPLPAPRSPLLTSAGILRFRWEPSRIQEFWGAMAPASGQWAWMATVAAEELAKLEDAHPGRSLGPLKAELGRIIADPGWDDDDAVPLAFLGVGVPSSSQSQSQPAAPPDLTPLTQESSTEKRKWVGGGAAVDREKQRKRRRRKTEAQPRAKKDRADMLIERAEEYLKMIRAVKHSLRPCSED; from the exons atgcggcccTGCCGCGGACTTTCCTTGCGGACTTGCGGTGGCGTCCTGCCGCGCTCCCTGCTGCTCCGAGCCGTCCACATCAATCAAAACTCTGTCCGCCTACCTTCCATTCGCCTATCCGCGCGCTCTTTCTGCCCGCTCCCGGCGCCGCGCTCTCCACTCCTCACTTCGGCTGGAATACTGCGTTTTCGCTGGGAACCTAGCAGGATTCAGGAGTTTTGGGGAGCgatggcgccggcgtcggggcAGTGGGCGTGGatggcgacggtggcggcggaggagctggcGAAGCTGGAGGACGCGCACCCCGGCCGCAGCCTTGGCCCGCTCAAGGCCGAGCTCGGGCGCATCATCGCCGACCCTGGctgggacgacgacgacgccgtccCGCTCGCCttcctcggcgtcggcgtcccctcctcctcccagtcCCAGTCCCAGCCGGCTGCTCCCCCAGACCTTACGCCGCTCACACAAG AGTCCTCGACCGAGAAGCGAAAGTgggttggcggcggcgctgcggtcGACCGGGAAAAGCAGAGgaagcgccggcggcggaagaCCGAGGCGCAGCCGAGGGCGAAGAAGGACAGGGCAGACATGCTCATCGAGCGCGCGGAGGAGTACCTCAAGATGATCCGCGCCGTCAAGCATAGCTTGCGGCCTTGCTCGGAGGACTGA
- the LOC100824716 gene encoding E3 ubiquitin-protein ligase RING1-like, with the protein MSTPGAAYYASLARKQFFCYQCNRTVLIAASAAAAGELSCPECGGDFLEEVTVPAPTILPFPFAFPPMMPTATAPSPPSRSSSSSSAAAPSSDLSNFLTSILDLQEGRRARSRSGSGAASAAGTATPENEPESFDPVTFFQNYIHSLMEGGANIQVLLDDASVSLAPGLGGRTGGASFGDYFVGPGLEQLIEQLAENDPNRYGTPPAAKSALSTLPDVVVTDSMVAAAEGAECAVCKEDFSPGEGAKQMPCKHIYHDYCIVPWLELHNSCPICRFELPTDDPDYEGNKTSNPQPAVGIASAAASGNSSAAEEGREETGETARVVERRFNVSLPWPFGGLGGQTPQQDGNNGDAGSSSQDGGGSNKN; encoded by the coding sequence ATGTCGACCCCAGGCGCCGCTTACTACGCCAGCCTCGCGCGCAAGCAGTTCTTCTGCTACCAATGCAACCGCACCGTGCTCATCGCtgcctccgcggccgccgccggcgagctctcctgcCCCGAGTGCGGCGGCGACTTCCTCGAGGAGGTCACCGTCCCCGCCCCCAccatcctccccttccccttcgccttcccccCTATGATgcccaccgccaccgccccctcccccccaTCCCgatcctcctcgtcctcctccgccgcagccccctCCAGCGACCTGTCCAACTTCCTCACCAGCATCCTCGACCTCCAGGAGGGCCGCCGTGCCAGGTCCAGGAGCGGGAGCGGtgctgcctccgccgcgggCACCGCGACACCCGAGAACGAGCCCGAGTCCTTCGACCCGGTCACCTTCTTCCAGAACTACATCCACAGCCTCATGGAGGGCGGCGCCAACATCCAGGTCCTCCTCGACGATGCCAGCGTCAGCCTCGCCCCCGGCCTAGGCGGCCGTACAGGTGGGGCGAGCTTCGGGGACTACTTCGTCGGCCCGGGCCTGGAGCAACTCATCGAGCAACTGGCGGAGAACGACCCCAACCGCTACGGCACCCCTCCGGCCGCCAAATCGGCCCTCTCCACGCTTCCTGATGTTGTCGTGACTGATTCTAtggtcgcggcggcggagggcgctGAGTGCGCTGTCTGCAAGGAAGATTTCTCACCTGGGGAGGGGGCCAAGCAGATGCCCTGCAAGCACATCTACCACGACTACTGCATAGTACCCTGGTTGGAGCTCCATAACTCGTGCCCCATCTGCCGCTTCGAGCTTCCCACTGATGATCCTGATTACGAGGGCAATAAGACCTCGAACCCACAGCCAGCTGTTGGCATCGCTTCCGCAGCTGCATCTGGGAACTCTAGCGCTGCTGAGGAAGGAAGGGAGGAGACAGGGGAGACGGCGAGGGTAGTTGAAAGGAGATTCAATGTGTCGCTGCCATGGCCGTTTGGTGGATTGGGAGGGCAAACACCGCAGCAAGATGGGAACAATGGGGATGCTGGCAGTAGCTCGCAggatggaggtggcagcaacaAGAATTGA